The following coding sequences are from one Mycobacterium bourgelatii window:
- a CDS encoding CPBP family intramembrane glutamic endopeptidase produces MSVEALETAPPPLRLERYRLYVDIAVVVAVLVLTNLVAHFTTPWANIATVPAAAVGLVILLRYRGLDWAELGLGREHWKAGVGYALAAVGVVMSVIAIGVLLPITRPMFLNNHYATVSGALIASMVIIPLQTVIPEELAFRGVLHGALERAWGFRGVAMAGSLLFGLWHIATSLGLTSNNIGFTRLFGGGVVGMISGVALAVVATGAAGFIFSWLRRRSGSIIAPIALHWSLNGMGALAAALVWQLST; encoded by the coding sequence ATGTCTGTCGAAGCCTTGGAAACTGCCCCACCGCCGCTGCGCCTGGAACGGTACCGGCTTTATGTCGACATCGCCGTCGTCGTGGCGGTGCTGGTGTTGACCAACCTGGTGGCGCACTTCACCACCCCGTGGGCGAACATCGCCACCGTTCCTGCGGCCGCCGTGGGTCTGGTGATTTTGCTCCGCTACCGCGGTCTGGACTGGGCCGAACTGGGCTTGGGCCGGGAACACTGGAAAGCCGGGGTGGGCTATGCCCTGGCCGCCGTGGGTGTCGTGATGTCGGTGATCGCGATCGGGGTACTCCTGCCGATCACCCGCCCGATGTTCCTCAACAACCACTACGCCACGGTGTCGGGCGCGCTGATCGCCTCGATGGTGATCATCCCGCTGCAGACCGTCATCCCCGAAGAGTTGGCGTTTCGTGGAGTGCTTCATGGCGCGCTGGAGCGCGCCTGGGGATTTCGCGGCGTCGCGATGGCGGGCTCGCTCTTGTTCGGCCTCTGGCACATCGCGACGTCGTTGGGCCTGACGAGCAACAACATCGGCTTCACCCGGCTGTTCGGTGGCGGCGTCGTGGGAATGATCTCGGGAGTGGCGCTGGCCGTGGTGGCCACCGGTGCCGCGGGGTTCATCTTCAGCTGGCTGCGCCGCCGCAGTGGCAGCATCATCGCCCCGATCGCCCTGCACTGGTCGCTGAATGGAATGGGCGCGCTGGCCGCCGCGCTGGTGTGGCAGCTGTCGACCTGA
- a CDS encoding ABC transporter permease: MHRPTDLPRWVYLPALVGLVFVALPLVAIAVKVDWPHFWSLITSDDSKAALLLSVQTASASTALCIVLGVPMALVLARSRARTIRLLRPLILLPLVLPPVVGGIALLYAFGRFGLVGQYLEAAGFTIAFSTTAVVLAQTFVSLPFLVISLEGAARTAGADYEVVAATLGARPSTIWWRVTLRLLLPGLISGAVLAFARSLGEFGATLTFAGSRKGVTQTLPLEIYVQRVNDPNAAVALSLLLVVVAAVVVLGLGARRLTGSDTR, encoded by the coding sequence GTGCACCGGCCTACCGATCTGCCCCGCTGGGTTTACCTGCCGGCCTTGGTCGGGTTGGTCTTCGTGGCGCTGCCGCTGGTCGCGATCGCGGTCAAGGTCGATTGGCCGCATTTCTGGTCACTGATCACCAGTGACGATTCGAAGGCGGCGCTGCTGCTCAGCGTTCAAACGGCGTCCGCGAGCACCGCGCTGTGCATCGTGCTCGGTGTGCCCATGGCCCTGGTCTTGGCGCGCAGCCGGGCTCGGACAATTCGGCTGCTGCGCCCGCTGATCCTGTTGCCTCTCGTGCTTCCGCCGGTGGTCGGCGGCATCGCGCTGCTCTACGCGTTCGGGCGGTTCGGATTGGTCGGGCAGTACTTGGAAGCCGCCGGTTTCACCATCGCCTTCAGCACGACGGCCGTCGTGTTGGCCCAGACATTCGTGTCGTTACCCTTCCTGGTGATCTCACTCGAGGGAGCCGCCCGCACCGCGGGAGCCGACTACGAGGTAGTGGCCGCCACCCTCGGGGCCCGTCCCAGCACGATCTGGTGGCGGGTCACGCTGCGTCTGTTGTTGCCCGGGTTGATCTCCGGCGCGGTGCTTGCCTTCGCCCGCTCCCTGGGCGAATTCGGTGCCACGTTGACGTTCGCAGGCTCTCGGAAGGGGGTGACCCAGACCCTTCCGCTGGAGATCTACGTGCAACGGGTCAACGACCCGAACGCGGCGGTGGCGTTGTCACTGCTGCTCGTCGTGGTAGCGGCGGTGGTGGTGCTCGGGCTGGGTGCCCGCAGGCTGACCGGAAGCGACACGAGGTAG
- a CDS encoding SDR family oxidoreductase: MAMEVLVTGADTDLGRTVAEGFRDAGHKVTLVGARRGDLEIVAKELDADAIVCDTTDPASLKEVRGLFPHHLDTIVHVPAPVWDAGDPRTHSLADTAKAWRQALDTTLLSAVLTVQSVGDHLRSGGSIITVVPENPAPGSADAAVKAALSNWISGQAEVYGTRGITVNAVACGRSAQPGYEGLSRTPASVAAEIARLSLFLTTSAARHITGQTMHVSHGALAQFA; this comes from the coding sequence ATGGCCATGGAGGTGCTGGTCACCGGTGCGGACACCGATCTGGGCCGCACAGTAGCCGAAGGCTTCCGCGACGCCGGTCACAAGGTGACCCTCGTGGGTGCACGTCGTGGCGATCTCGAGATCGTCGCCAAAGAACTCGACGCGGACGCGATCGTCTGCGACACCACCGACCCTGCCAGCCTCAAAGAGGTCCGTGGTCTGTTTCCCCACCACCTAGACACCATCGTCCATGTGCCGGCCCCGGTGTGGGACGCCGGCGATCCGCGCACCCATTCCCTTGCCGACACCGCCAAGGCTTGGCGCCAAGCGCTGGACACCACGCTGCTGTCGGCGGTGCTGACCGTGCAGAGCGTCGGTGACCACTTGCGCTCCGGCGGGTCGATCATCACCGTGGTGCCGGAGAATCCGGCCCCGGGCAGCGCAGACGCCGCCGTCAAGGCCGCCCTGTCCAACTGGATCAGCGGGCAGGCCGAGGTTTACGGCACCCGCGGCATCACCGTCAACGCGGTCGCTTGCGGGCGCAGTGCACAGCCCGGGTACGAAGGCCTTTCCCGCACACCGGCTTCCGTCGCGGCGGAGATCGCGCGCCTGTCGTTGTTCCTCACCACTTCCGCGGCTCGCCACATCACCGGGCAGACGATGCACGTCAGTCACGGCGCGCTGGCCCAGTTCGCCTGA
- a CDS encoding sulfate/molybdate ABC transporter ATP-binding protein: MGELQLRAVVADRNVDVEFSVSPGEVLAVLGPNGAGKSTALHVIAGLVRPDTGMVRLDDRTLTDTATGVHVPTHDRRVGLLLQNPLLFPHLTAAANVAFGPRSRRKPFRELRSSRAANKATALRWLREMNADQLAERKPRQLSGGQAQRVAIARALAAEPEVLLLDEPLTGLDVAAAAGIRGVLRGVVTKSGCAAVLITHDLLDVFALADRVMVMESGKIVEIGAAADVLAAPRSHFGARIAGVNLVSGTIGPDGTLRTEDGQAWHGTTTHELTPGQRAVAVFAPAAVAVYRERPHGSPRNTVEVTIAELDSRGPDVRIRGPEQPGGAPGVAATVTVDAATELRLTPGTNVWLSVKAHEVTLHPAPR; this comes from the coding sequence ATGGGGGAGTTGCAGCTGCGCGCGGTCGTCGCAGACCGAAACGTCGATGTGGAGTTCTCGGTGTCGCCGGGCGAGGTGCTCGCCGTCCTCGGACCCAACGGCGCAGGCAAGTCGACGGCCCTGCATGTCATCGCCGGCTTGGTCCGTCCCGACACGGGCATGGTGCGGCTGGATGACCGAACACTGACTGACACCGCGACCGGCGTACACGTCCCGACACACGACCGCCGCGTCGGGCTGCTGTTACAGAACCCGCTGCTGTTTCCGCACCTGACCGCGGCCGCCAACGTCGCCTTCGGGCCACGCAGCCGCCGAAAGCCGTTCCGCGAGTTGCGCTCCAGCCGCGCCGCGAACAAGGCCACGGCACTGCGCTGGCTGCGCGAGATGAATGCGGACCAGTTGGCCGAGCGTAAGCCGCGGCAGCTTTCCGGCGGTCAGGCCCAACGGGTCGCCATCGCGCGAGCGTTAGCGGCCGAACCCGAGGTGTTGCTGCTGGACGAGCCGCTGACCGGGTTGGACGTGGCGGCGGCCGCGGGCATCCGCGGCGTGCTGCGCGGCGTTGTCACCAAGAGCGGCTGCGCGGCGGTGCTGATCACGCACGATCTGCTGGATGTGTTCGCCCTGGCCGATCGGGTCATGGTGATGGAATCCGGGAAAATCGTCGAGATCGGCGCGGCGGCCGACGTGCTCGCCGCTCCGCGCAGTCATTTCGGCGCCCGCATCGCGGGTGTCAACCTCGTCAGCGGAACAATAGGTCCGGACGGCACACTGCGAACCGAGGATGGGCAGGCTTGGCACGGGACCACGACCCACGAGCTCACGCCCGGCCAACGCGCGGTCGCGGTGTTTGCGCCGGCCGCGGTGGCGGTCTATCGCGAAAGACCGCACGGGAGCCCGCGCAACACGGTCGAGGTGACGATCGCCGAGCTGGATTCCCGCGGTCCCGACGTCCGGATTCGCGGCCCGGAACAGCCCGGCGGCGCGCCGGGCGTTGCGGCGACGGTGACGGTGGACGCCGCGACAGAGCTACGGCTGACGCCCGGGACCAACGTCTGGTTGAGCGTCAAGGCGCACGAAGTGACACTGCATCCGGCGCCGCGCTGA
- the modA gene encoding molybdate ABC transporter substrate-binding protein, with protein sequence MRRTGHGTRFLANVLAASLLAAVAACDSDPPAGGHHIVVFAAASLKAAFTKIGDLFQTDNPGVSVEFSFAGSSELATQLTQGATADVFASADTAQMDTVAKAGLLADDPTKFASNTLVIVTAPGIPKPVGSFADLAQPGLTVVVCQPKVPCGSATRRIEAATGVHLNPVSEEHSVIDVLNKVTTGQADAGLVYVTDALSAGDKVTTVKFPEAADAVNVYPIAVLKNAPEAELAHRFLTTVTNETGRQILDQFGFGKP encoded by the coding sequence ATGCGTCGCACGGGGCACGGAACCCGTTTCCTAGCGAATGTGCTGGCCGCAAGCCTGCTAGCGGCCGTGGCCGCATGCGATTCGGATCCCCCGGCCGGGGGCCATCACATCGTGGTGTTCGCGGCCGCTTCCCTTAAGGCCGCGTTCACCAAAATCGGCGACCTGTTTCAGACGGACAATCCCGGCGTCAGCGTCGAGTTCAGCTTCGCGGGCTCGTCTGAGCTGGCGACTCAACTGACCCAAGGCGCGACCGCGGACGTCTTCGCCTCGGCCGACACCGCCCAGATGGACACCGTCGCGAAGGCCGGGTTGCTCGCCGACGATCCGACCAAGTTCGCCTCCAACACGCTCGTCATCGTCACTGCGCCGGGAATCCCCAAGCCGGTCGGTTCGTTCGCCGATCTCGCGCAGCCGGGGCTGACCGTGGTGGTGTGCCAGCCGAAGGTGCCATGCGGATCGGCCACCCGGCGCATCGAGGCCGCCACCGGCGTCCACCTCAACCCGGTGAGCGAGGAACACAGCGTGATCGACGTGCTGAACAAGGTCACGACCGGTCAGGCCGACGCGGGGCTGGTCTACGTGACCGACGCGCTCAGCGCCGGCGACAAGGTGACGACGGTGAAGTTCCCCGAAGCGGCCGACGCCGTGAATGTCTATCCCATCGCAGTGCTGAAGAACGCGCCCGAAGCCGAGTTGGCGCACAGGTTCCTGACCACCGTCACCAACGAGACAGGCCGGCAGATCCTGGACCAGTTCGGCTTCGGCAAGCCCTGA
- a CDS encoding MOSC domain-containing protein, whose protein sequence is MLSVNVAAGRSNPDPRAKSKLTGIDKVPVTEPVLVRAPGSMRGGLGSGLVGDTIGNRKLHGGDDQAVYAYAREDLDAWEARLQRTLTNGMFGENLTTVGIDVTNARIGERWRVGTDGLLLEVSAPRTPCRTFAAFLDLSHWIKTFTQAEEPGAYLRVISPGTLRAGDAITVEYRPDHDVTSRLAFRARMTQPDLLPELLVADALSAELQAYARRRLTTK, encoded by the coding sequence GTGTTGTCGGTCAACGTGGCTGCCGGCCGGTCGAATCCCGATCCGCGCGCCAAGTCGAAGCTGACCGGCATCGACAAGGTCCCGGTAACCGAGCCCGTCCTGGTGCGCGCCCCCGGGTCCATGCGCGGGGGCCTGGGCAGCGGGCTCGTCGGCGACACGATTGGTAACCGGAAACTGCACGGCGGCGACGACCAGGCGGTCTACGCATACGCGCGGGAAGATCTCGATGCGTGGGAAGCTCGCCTGCAGCGCACCCTCACCAACGGAATGTTCGGCGAAAACCTGACCACCGTCGGCATCGATGTGACGAACGCGCGCATCGGAGAGCGCTGGCGCGTCGGCACCGACGGACTATTGCTGGAAGTCTCCGCCCCCAGGACCCCGTGCCGGACGTTCGCGGCGTTCCTGGATCTGAGTCACTGGATCAAGACCTTCACCCAGGCCGAAGAACCCGGTGCCTACCTTCGCGTCATCTCGCCAGGTACGCTCCGCGCCGGCGACGCGATCACCGTCGAGTACCGCCCGGACCATGACGTGACCAGTCGGCTGGCTTTTCGCGCCCGGATGACGCAACCGGACTTGCTGCCCGAGTTGCTCGTCGCCGACGCGCTCTCCGCCGAACTCCAGGCCTACGCGCGCCGTCGGCTCACAACGAAGTAA
- a CDS encoding GlsB/YeaQ/YmgE family stress response membrane protein, with product MYVMAATEFLARSTTLTSVGWIGYIIIGAIAGWIAGKIVKGGGSGLVMNIVIGIVGALIGGFLLSFFVDTASGGWWFTLFTAILGSVILLWIVGKVRKA from the coding sequence GTGTACGTCATGGCAGCTACCGAATTCCTCGCCCGCTCAACTACGTTGACCAGCGTCGGATGGATCGGGTACATCATCATCGGTGCGATCGCGGGCTGGATCGCCGGCAAGATCGTCAAGGGCGGCGGATCCGGCCTGGTGATGAACATCGTGATCGGGATCGTCGGTGCGTTGATCGGCGGCTTTTTGCTCAGCTTCTTCGTCGACACCGCGTCGGGCGGTTGGTGGTTCACCTTGTTCACCGCGATCCTGGGCTCGGTGATCCTGCTGTGGATCGTCGGCAAGGTGCGAAAGGCCTAA
- a CDS encoding alanine and proline-rich secreted protein Apa — MHEVDSTSTRYEATRRKGFWATLALAAVSSASAVTIALPATSSADPEPVPPPNPASPAPAAPAPPAPGAPAAPAPAPANNPAPPAPGNPAPPAPPADPNAVPPPADPNAPPPVDPNLGRIDNPVGGFSFVLPPGWVESDASHLDYGSALLSKSLGEPPAPGQPAPVANDTRIVLGRLDAKLYASAESTNPKAAVRLGSDMGEFFMPYPGTRVNQETVPLNANGLTGSASYYEVKFSDPSKPNGQIWTGVIGSPDTPNGQPPQRWFVVWLGTANNPIDKNAAKILAESIRPWAPPAAAPAPGEPVPGQVPPPAPAPAPAPAPAPGQAPAPGQVAPAEPGAPAAPAPAPVPGQAPAGGVAPAPAQVPQGTQPA, encoded by the coding sequence ATGCATGAGGTGGACTCGACTTCAACACGGTACGAAGCGACGCGCCGCAAGGGCTTCTGGGCAACGCTGGCCCTGGCCGCGGTGAGCAGTGCCAGTGCCGTCACCATCGCGTTGCCGGCGACGTCCAGCGCGGACCCGGAGCCGGTGCCGCCGCCCAATCCGGCATCACCCGCACCAGCAGCGCCAGCACCACCCGCACCAGGAGCGCCGGCAGCGCCGGCCCCGGCGCCCGCGAACAATCCGGCCCCACCGGCGCCCGGCAACCCTGCGCCCCCCGCTCCGCCGGCTGATCCGAATGCGGTACCGCCGCCGGCCGACCCGAATGCACCACCGCCCGTCGATCCCAACCTCGGGCGCATTGACAACCCCGTCGGCGGGTTCAGCTTCGTGCTACCCCCGGGTTGGGTCGAGTCGGACGCATCGCACCTGGACTACGGGTCGGCGCTGCTCAGCAAGTCGCTGGGCGAACCGCCGGCGCCCGGACAGCCGGCGCCCGTCGCCAACGACACGCGCATCGTGCTCGGCCGGTTGGACGCCAAGCTGTACGCCAGCGCCGAATCCACCAACCCGAAGGCAGCAGTCCGGTTGGGCTCGGACATGGGTGAGTTCTTCATGCCCTATCCCGGCACCCGGGTCAACCAGGAAACGGTCCCGCTCAACGCGAACGGGTTGACCGGCAGCGCGTCGTACTACGAGGTCAAGTTCAGCGACCCGTCAAAGCCAAACGGCCAGATCTGGACCGGTGTCATCGGCTCTCCGGACACTCCGAACGGCCAGCCTCCGCAGCGCTGGTTTGTGGTGTGGCTCGGGACGGCCAACAACCCGATCGACAAGAACGCGGCCAAGATTCTGGCCGAGTCGATCCGTCCCTGGGCGCCTCCGGCGGCCGCGCCGGCGCCGGGTGAGCCGGTGCCCGGGCAGGTACCCCCACCGGCGCCGGCCCCAGCACCGGCACCGGCGCCAGCACCGGGCCAGGCGCCAGCACCGGGCCAGGTCGCACCAGCTGAGCCGGGCGCGCCGGCCGCGCCGGCACCCGCTCCGGTCCCGGGCCAGGCTCCGGCCGGGGGAGTAGCCCCCGCCCCGGCGCAGGTGCCACAGGGGACCCAACCGGCCTGA
- a CDS encoding phosphoketolase family protein has product MRPTSEPPTILSDDELALIDAYWRAANYLSVGQIYLLDNPLLTEPLAPEHVKPRLLGHWGTTPGLNLLYAHLNRIIRNRDANVIYITGPGHGGPGLVANAYLEGTYSEIYTGVGENTDGLRKLFRQFSFPGGIPSHVAAQTPGSIHEGGELGYALVHAFGAAFDNPDLVVACVIGDGEAETGPLAASWHSNKFLNPAVDGAVLPILHLNGYKIANPTVLARIPETELESLLRGYGYRPITVAGEDPTSVHQQLAAALDDAFDDIAAIQQAARSGEQTDRPVWPMIVLRTPKGWTGPKTVDGERVEGNWRSHQVPLAGTRDNKEHRAQLEEWLRSYRPEELFDENGALRAELKAAAPQGDRRMSANPHANGGVLLRELDLPDFRDYAVPVERPAAETHEATRVLGTYLRDVIIRNPDRFRLMGPDETASNRLSPVFEKTDKVWLSETGPDDDHLAPDGRVMEVLSEHLCQGWLEGYLLTGRHGLFNCYEAFVHIVDSMFNQHAKWLSTSRELPWRLPIASLNYLLSSHVWRQDHNGASHQDPGFIDLVANKRAEVVRVYLPPDGNTLLSVTDHCLRSRDYVNVIVAGKQPALSYLSMDDAILHCTRGLGIWPWASTAGAVGDPDVVLACAGDIPTLETLAAAGILRRELPDLKVRVINIVDLMRLQPPSEHPHGLPDSEFDALFTRDKPVIFAYHGYPWLIHRLTYRRTNHAQLHVRGFKERGTTTTPFDMVMLNDLDRFHLVIDVIDRVDGLVGRAAGLRQRMVDARLSARQYTREHGEDDPAISGWAWEGSGSDG; this is encoded by the coding sequence ATGCGCCCAACATCTGAGCCACCCACCATCCTCTCCGACGACGAACTGGCCCTGATCGACGCGTATTGGCGCGCCGCCAACTATCTGTCGGTCGGGCAGATCTACCTGTTGGACAACCCCCTGCTGACCGAACCGCTGGCGCCCGAGCACGTCAAACCCAGGCTGTTGGGACACTGGGGCACCACCCCGGGGCTCAATCTCCTCTACGCCCACCTCAACCGGATCATCCGCAACCGCGACGCCAACGTCATCTACATCACCGGACCCGGCCACGGTGGCCCCGGTCTGGTCGCCAACGCCTACCTCGAGGGCACCTACAGCGAGATCTACACCGGCGTCGGTGAAAACACCGACGGGCTGCGCAAACTGTTTCGCCAGTTCTCCTTCCCGGGCGGAATTCCCAGCCACGTCGCCGCGCAGACTCCGGGTTCCATCCACGAGGGCGGTGAGCTGGGGTACGCGCTGGTGCACGCCTTTGGTGCGGCTTTCGACAACCCCGACCTGGTGGTGGCCTGCGTGATCGGCGACGGCGAGGCCGAGACCGGACCGTTGGCGGCCAGCTGGCACTCCAACAAATTCCTCAACCCCGCCGTCGACGGCGCCGTATTGCCAATCCTGCACCTCAACGGCTACAAGATCGCCAATCCGACGGTGCTGGCGCGGATCCCGGAAACCGAGCTCGAGTCGTTGCTGCGCGGCTACGGGTACCGTCCGATCACCGTGGCCGGCGAGGACCCGACCAGCGTGCACCAGCAGCTGGCCGCGGCCCTCGACGACGCGTTCGACGACATCGCCGCGATTCAACAAGCCGCCCGCTCCGGCGAGCAGACCGACCGGCCGGTGTGGCCGATGATCGTGTTACGCACCCCCAAGGGCTGGACCGGCCCCAAGACGGTCGACGGCGAGCGGGTCGAAGGCAACTGGCGCTCACACCAGGTTCCCCTGGCCGGGACGCGCGACAACAAAGAGCATCGTGCCCAGCTCGAGGAGTGGCTGCGCAGCTACCGGCCCGAGGAGTTGTTCGACGAGAACGGCGCACTGCGCGCCGAACTTAAAGCCGCTGCACCCCAAGGTGATCGGCGGATGAGCGCCAATCCGCACGCCAATGGCGGAGTGTTGCTGCGCGAACTGGACCTGCCCGACTTCCGTGACTACGCGGTCCCGGTGGAGCGCCCGGCCGCGGAGACCCACGAAGCCACCCGCGTCCTGGGCACCTATCTGCGCGACGTGATCATCCGCAACCCCGACCGCTTTCGGCTGATGGGCCCGGACGAGACCGCCTCCAACCGGCTGAGCCCGGTCTTCGAAAAGACCGACAAGGTGTGGCTCTCTGAAACCGGGCCCGACGACGACCATCTGGCACCGGACGGCCGCGTGATGGAGGTGCTGTCCGAGCACCTGTGCCAGGGCTGGTTGGAGGGCTATTTGCTGACCGGGCGGCACGGCCTGTTCAACTGCTACGAGGCGTTCGTGCACATCGTCGACTCGATGTTCAACCAGCACGCGAAATGGTTGTCCACGAGCCGCGAATTGCCCTGGCGACTGCCCATCGCCTCACTCAACTATCTGCTGAGCTCTCACGTGTGGCGCCAGGACCACAATGGCGCCTCGCATCAGGACCCGGGCTTCATCGATCTGGTGGCCAACAAGCGTGCCGAGGTGGTGCGCGTCTACCTCCCGCCGGACGGCAACACGCTGCTGTCGGTGACGGACCATTGCCTGCGCAGCCGCGACTACGTCAACGTCATCGTCGCCGGCAAGCAGCCCGCGCTGTCCTACCTGTCGATGGACGACGCTATCCTGCATTGCACACGCGGCTTGGGCATCTGGCCGTGGGCCAGCACCGCTGGGGCGGTAGGCGATCCCGACGTGGTGTTGGCCTGCGCCGGCGACATTCCGACCCTGGAGACGCTGGCTGCCGCCGGCATCCTGCGGCGCGAACTGCCGGACCTCAAGGTACGGGTGATCAACATCGTCGACCTGATGCGGCTGCAGCCGCCCTCCGAACATCCACATGGCTTGCCGGACAGCGAATTCGACGCGTTGTTCACCCGCGACAAGCCGGTCATCTTCGCCTACCACGGCTATCCGTGGCTCATCCACCGGCTGACCTATCGACGCACCAATCACGCCCAGCTGCATGTGCGCGGCTTCAAGGAGCGCGGGACGACGACAACACCCTTCGACATGGTGATGCTCAACGACCTGGATCGCTTCCATCTCGTCATCGACGTCATCGACCGTGTCGACGGCCTCGTCGGCCGCGCCGCGGGATTGCGTCAGCGGATGGTCGACGCGCGCTTGTCGGCTCGTCAGTACACCCGTGAGCACGGCGAGGACGACCCGGCGATTTCCGGTTGGGCCTGGGAGGGCTCGGGCTCGGACGGGTGA
- a CDS encoding SDR family oxidoreductase, translating to MADTESIGVKVRGKVVVITGGARGIGLATATALHKLGAKVAIGDVDEATVKEAGADLGLDVYGKLDVTDRDSFSDFLDQVERQLGPIDVLVNNAGIMPVGRIVDEPDAVTRRILDINVYGVILGSKLAAQRMVPRRRGHVINIASLAGEMHIVGLATYCASKHAVLGFTDSARLEYRSAGVHFSSVLPTFVNTELTAGTAGIKGFKNAEPEDIANAVIGLIAEPKPRVRVTKAAGVAVVMQKFMPRIVREALNRSAGGDHVFTDDVDVEKRRAYEARARGEE from the coding sequence ATGGCGGACACGGAATCCATCGGCGTCAAGGTGCGGGGCAAGGTCGTCGTCATCACCGGTGGCGCGAGGGGAATCGGATTGGCCACCGCGACCGCTCTGCACAAGCTGGGAGCCAAGGTGGCCATCGGTGACGTCGACGAGGCGACGGTCAAGGAGGCCGGCGCCGACCTCGGTCTCGACGTCTACGGCAAGCTCGATGTCACCGACCGCGACTCGTTCTCGGATTTCCTCGACCAGGTCGAGCGCCAACTCGGACCGATCGACGTGCTGGTCAACAACGCCGGCATCATGCCCGTCGGCCGCATCGTCGACGAACCGGACGCGGTCACCCGGCGCATCCTCGACATCAACGTCTACGGGGTGATCCTCGGCAGCAAGCTGGCGGCTCAGCGGATGGTCCCGCGGAGGCGGGGCCACGTCATCAACATCGCCTCGCTCGCCGGTGAGATGCACATCGTCGGGCTGGCCACCTACTGCGCCAGTAAGCACGCCGTGCTCGGGTTCACCGATTCGGCGCGGCTCGAGTACCGCTCGGCCGGTGTGCACTTCTCGTCGGTGTTGCCCACGTTCGTCAACACCGAGCTCACCGCGGGCACCGCCGGCATCAAGGGATTCAAGAACGCCGAACCCGAGGACATCGCCAACGCGGTCATCGGCCTCATTGCCGAGCCTAAACCGCGCGTGCGGGTGACCAAAGCGGCAGGCGTGGCGGTGGTCATGCAGAAGTTCATGCCGCGCATCGTCCGAGAAGCCCTCAACCGCTCGGCCGGCGGCGATCACGTCTTCACCGACGACGTCGACGTGGAGAAGCGCAGGGCGTACGAAGCCCGGGCCCGCGGCGAAGAATAA
- a CDS encoding zinc-binding alcohol dehydrogenase family protein codes for MAGEAIPTTMTAWQVRQPGPVHTHPLERVTVEVPQPEPSELLVAVRACGVCRTDLHVTEGDLPVHRARVIPGHEVVGEVLEVGADVNGEFNVGDRVGIAWLRHTCGVCKYCRRGDENLCPESRYTGWDADGGYAEFATVPAAFAHRLPSGYTDSELAPLLCAGIIGYRSLLRAELPPGGRLGIYGFGGSAHLTAQVALAQGAEVHVMTRGARARELALQLGAASAQGATDPPPVPLDAAILFAPVGDLVLPALEALDRGGTLSIAGIHLTDIPTLNYQRHLFQERQVRSVTSNTRADARAFLDFVAEHHVEVTTPEYPLAEADRALTDLSSGRVAGAAVLLV; via the coding sequence ATGGCCGGTGAGGCGATTCCCACGACGATGACGGCGTGGCAGGTGCGCCAGCCGGGACCGGTACACACCCACCCGCTGGAGCGCGTCACCGTCGAGGTTCCACAGCCTGAGCCGTCCGAGCTATTGGTCGCCGTGCGCGCCTGCGGCGTTTGCCGCACCGACCTGCACGTGACCGAGGGCGACCTCCCCGTGCACCGGGCGCGAGTGATTCCTGGGCATGAGGTGGTCGGCGAAGTCCTCGAGGTGGGCGCCGACGTGAACGGCGAGTTCAACGTCGGCGACCGCGTCGGCATCGCCTGGCTTCGCCACACCTGCGGGGTATGCAAGTACTGCCGTCGGGGCGACGAGAACCTGTGCCCGGAGTCCCGCTATACCGGCTGGGACGCCGACGGCGGATACGCCGAGTTCGCCACGGTCCCTGCGGCTTTCGCACATCGTCTGCCCAGCGGCTACACCGACAGCGAGTTGGCTCCGCTGTTGTGCGCGGGGATCATCGGTTACCGCTCCCTGCTGCGCGCCGAGTTACCCCCCGGCGGTCGGTTAGGCATATATGGATTCGGCGGCAGTGCCCACCTGACCGCCCAGGTCGCACTGGCGCAGGGCGCGGAGGTGCACGTCATGACGCGCGGAGCCCGGGCCCGGGAGTTGGCGCTGCAGCTCGGCGCGGCGTCGGCGCAAGGGGCCACCGACCCGCCGCCGGTGCCGTTGGACGCCGCGATCCTGTTCGCCCCGGTCGGCGATCTCGTGTTGCCCGCGCTCGAAGCCCTCGACCGCGGCGGCACTCTGTCGATCGCAGGGATTCATCTCACCGACATACCGACGCTCAACTACCAGCGGCACCTCTTCCAGGAGCGCCAGGTTCGGTCGGTCACGTCGAACACCCGGGCAGACGCGCGCGCCTTTCTCGACTTCGTTGCCGAGCACCACGTAGAAGTCACCACGCCGGAATATCCGCTGGCGGAAGCCGATCGCGCGCTGACCGATCTCAGTTCCGGCCGGGTCGCCGGGGCCGCGGTACTGCTGGTGTAA